Proteins encoded together in one Lathyrus oleraceus cultivar Zhongwan6 chromosome 5, CAAS_Psat_ZW6_1.0, whole genome shotgun sequence window:
- the LOC127087602 gene encoding amino acid transporter AVT6E, with protein sequence MSNRNDSSYSSIPVSSSYLELQPQDDSFNSFQRLSFDEGGGFLRSKVDDDDEEADNFEIDVDNYPLVVGPNPNHGSGIPGAVFNLTTTIIGAGLMALPATMKVLGVFLGIVLIVLMGILSEISVELLIRFSVLCKASSYGEVVQHAMGRPARILSEICIILNNAGVLVVYLIIMGDVMSGSVHHLGVFDQLMGNGVWDQRKLVILVVMVIFLAPLCSLDKIDSLSLTSAASVALAVMFVVVAFVVASIKLVEGKIDAPRMVPDLSSKKAILDLLVVIPIMTNAYVCHFNVQPIYNELEGRSPQKMNRVGRFTMILCILVYAATALSGYLLFGEDTDSDVLTNFDKDLGIRFSSALNYIVRVGYILHLILVFPVIHFSLRQTVDTLIFEGSPPLTESKKRSLGLTLVLLILIYIGCTMIPNIWTAFKFTGATTAVSLGFIFPPLVAIRLSHKGDLSHVEMILSWLMLVLAVTVSIVGVVSNIYSLESKS encoded by the coding sequence ATGTCCAATCGGAATGATTCTAGTTATTCTTCAATACCTGTTTCATCATCGTATCTAGAACTACAGCCTCAGGATGATTCATTTAATTCTTTTCAAAGATTGTCTTTTGATGAGGGTGGAGGGTTTTTGAGATCTAaggttgatgatgatgatgaggaggCTGATAATTTTGAAATTGATGTTGATAATTATCCTCTTGTTGTTGGGCCTAATCCCAATCATGGTTCTGGTATTCCTGGTGCTGTGTTTAATTTAACTACTACTATTATTGGGGCTGGACTTATGGCTCTTCCTGCTACAATGAAAGTTCTTGGAGTTTTTTTAGGGATTGTGTTGATTGTTTTAATGGGGATTTTGTCGGAAATTAGCGTCGAATTGTTGATTCGTTTTTCTGTTTTGTGTAAAGCGTCTTCTTATGGCGAGGTTGTTCAGCATGCTATGGGAAGACCTGCTAGGATTTTGTCTGAAATTTGTATTATTTTGAATAATGCCGGTGTTTTGGTTGTTTATTTGATTATAATGGGAGATGTTATGTCGGGTTCTGTTCATCATTTAGGCGTTTTTGATCAGTTAATGGGGAACGGGGTTTGGGATCAGAGGAAGCTTGTGATTCTCGTTGTTATGGTGATTTTTTTAGCGCCGTTATGTTCGCTTGATAAGATTGATTCGTTGAGCTTGACTTCAGCTGCGTCGGTTGCTCTTGCTgttatgtttgttgttgttgcttTCGTTGTTGCTTCCATTAAGCTTGTTGAAGGAAAGATTGATGCTCCAAGGATGGTTCCTGATTTAAGTTCGAAAAAGGCTATTTTGGATTTGCTTGTGGTGATTCCTATCATGACAAATGCGTATGTTTGTCATTTTAATGTGCAGCCGATATACAACGAGCTTGAAGGTAGGTCACCGCAGAAGATGAACCGAGTAGGAAGGTTCACCATGATTTTGTGCATCCTGGTTTATGCTGCAACAGCGTTATCTGGTTATCTGTTATTCGGGGAAGATACTGACTCCGACGTCCTGACTAATTTTGATAAGGATCTTGGAATCCGGTTTAGTTCGGCCCTGAACTATATTGTTAGAGTCGGCTACATTCTCCATTTGATACTTGTCTTCCCCGTTATTCATTTCTCACTACGTCAAACGGTGGATACATTGATTTTCGAGGGGTCACCTCCTTTAACAGAAAGCAAGAAGAGATCGCTAGGGCTGACTTTGGTTCTGTTGATCCTCATATACATCGGGTGTACCATGATACCAAACATTTGGACAGCTTTTAAGTTCACTGGCGCAACTACGGCGGTTTCGCTAGGTTTCATATTTCCGCCTCTTGTTGCAATAAGATTAAGCCATAAAGGAGATTTGAGTCATGTAGAAATGATTTTGTCGTGGTTAATGTTGGTATTGGCCGTGACTGTTAGCATCGTAGGAGTCGTCAGCAATATATATAGCCTCGAGAGTAAGTCTTAG